In Paroedura picta isolate Pp20150507F chromosome 1, Ppicta_v3.0, whole genome shotgun sequence, the following are encoded in one genomic region:
- the ASB18 gene encoding ankyrin repeat and SOCS box protein 18 isoform X1, whose protein sequence is MQGLSVSTFEKLQIFGQVGSERRGKVHAPVDKYYKLLVKGDLKKLKALIDEYYEDVNMTFEINKDELEWQAKSQATFGLSGLWSLEYKRELTNPLCISASHGHTACLRHLLFWRADPNATPGGQAALHEACKGGHTDCVELLLEHKANPNILNDEGQVPLHLCTNHNSLGCAKALVTFGASVNQPSEEAQETPLHIAAKHGLREHTHLYLRNGSAVDAKNSLGETALSIACREARGREDHESYLQVCQLLLSHGADVNSADEERKTPLHKACKNAHHSLALLLLQKQGDVNALDYNGASPLSCVLQTAAFRRELRPHCTVQALLNHGSPKIWPGAFIKVLKSCASVPEIIEILCNSYPHLPISEKWVEAVPEEDFQRYQPFYESFFRQMYTVRTLQHLCRCAIRQHLAGRCHCLIPSLSVPHSLQSYLLLEPEGVLL, encoded by the exons ATGCAAGGGTTGTCCGTCTCCACTTTTGAGAAGTTACAGATCTTCGGGCAAGTGGGATCTGAGCGCCGGGGGAAGGTTCATGCCCCTGTGGATAAATACTATAAACTGCTGGTCAAAGGAGATCTGAAGAAGCTCAAAGCCTTGATAGATGAGTACTACGAAGATGTCAACATGACCTTTGAGATCAACAAAGACGAGCTGGAATGGCAGGCGAAAAGCCAGGCTACCTTTGGCTTGTCAG GCCTATGGTCTCTAGAATACAAGCGGGAACTCACCAATCCCCTGTGCATCTCAGCCAGCCATGGACACACTGCCTGCCTTCGTCACCTGCTGTTCTGGCGAGCAGACCCCAATGCAACCCCAGGGGGACAAGCTGCGCTCCACGAAGCCTGCAAGGGAGGACACACAGACTGCGTGGAGCTTCTGCTGGAACACAAGGCCAACCCAAACATTCTCAACGATGAAGGTCAAGTGCCCTTGCACCTCTGCACCAACCACAACTCCTTGGG GTGCGCAAAAGCTCTGGTGACCTTTGGCGCCTCGGTCAACCAGCCCAGCGAAGAGGCCCAGGAGACCCCTCTTCATATAGCAGCAAAACACGGCCTGCGGGAACACACCCACCTGTATCTCAGGAATGGCTCTGCGGTGGACGCCAAGAACAGCCTTGGGGAGACCGCACTCAGCATCGCCTGCAGGGAAGCGAGGGGAAGGGAGGACCACGAAAGCTACCTGCAGGTTTGTCAGCTGCTGCTTTCGCATGGCGCCGACGTGAACTCTGCGGACGAAGAGAGGAAGACCCCGCTGCACAAGGCCTGCAAGAACGCCCACCACAGCCtggccctcctgctgctgcagaagCAAGGCGATGTCAACGCCTTGGACTACAACGGGGCATCCCCACTCTCCTGTGTCCTCCAGACGGCGGCTTTCAGGCGAGAGCTGAGACCGCACTGCACAGTGCAGGCCTTGCTGAACCATGGCTCTCCGAAAATATGGCCAGGCGCTTTCATCAAG GTGCTGAAATCTTGTGCCTCCGTGCCAGAGATCATTGAAATCCTTTGCAATTCCTACCCTCACCTGCCCATCTCTGAGAAGTGGGTGGAAGCTGTTCCAGAGGAAGATTTTCAg AGGTACCAGCCATTCTACGAATCCTTCTTCCGTCAGATGTACACAGTTCGGACCCTGCAACATCTGTGTCGCTGCGCCATCAGACAGCACCTGGCCGGGAGATGCCACTGTCTCATCCCCTCGCTCTCCGTGCCACATTCCTTGCAAAGCTACCTTCTGCTAGAACCAGAGGGAGTCCTCCTTTGA
- the ASB18 gene encoding ankyrin repeat and SOCS box protein 18 isoform X3 → MQGLSVSTFEKLQIFGQVGSERRGKVHAPVDKYYKLLVKGDLKKLKALIDEYYEDVNMTFEINKDELEWQAKSQATFGLSGLWSLEYKRELTNPLCISASHGHTACLRHLLFWRADPNATPGGQAALHEACKGGHTDCVELLLEHKANPNILNDEGQVPLHLCTNHNSLGCAKALVTFGASVNQPSEEAQETPLHIAAKHGLREHTHLYLRNGSAVDAKNSLGETALSIACREARGREDHESYLQVCQLLLSHGADVNSADEERKTPLHKACKNAHHSLALLLLQKQGDVNALDYNGASPLSCVLQTAAFRRELRPHCTVQALLNHGSPKIWPGAFIKVLKSCASVPEIIEILCNSYPHLPISEKWVEAVPEEDFQMYTVRTLQHLCRCAIRQHLAGRCHCLIPSLSVPHSLQSYLLLEPEGVLL, encoded by the exons ATGCAAGGGTTGTCCGTCTCCACTTTTGAGAAGTTACAGATCTTCGGGCAAGTGGGATCTGAGCGCCGGGGGAAGGTTCATGCCCCTGTGGATAAATACTATAAACTGCTGGTCAAAGGAGATCTGAAGAAGCTCAAAGCCTTGATAGATGAGTACTACGAAGATGTCAACATGACCTTTGAGATCAACAAAGACGAGCTGGAATGGCAGGCGAAAAGCCAGGCTACCTTTGGCTTGTCAG GCCTATGGTCTCTAGAATACAAGCGGGAACTCACCAATCCCCTGTGCATCTCAGCCAGCCATGGACACACTGCCTGCCTTCGTCACCTGCTGTTCTGGCGAGCAGACCCCAATGCAACCCCAGGGGGACAAGCTGCGCTCCACGAAGCCTGCAAGGGAGGACACACAGACTGCGTGGAGCTTCTGCTGGAACACAAGGCCAACCCAAACATTCTCAACGATGAAGGTCAAGTGCCCTTGCACCTCTGCACCAACCACAACTCCTTGGG GTGCGCAAAAGCTCTGGTGACCTTTGGCGCCTCGGTCAACCAGCCCAGCGAAGAGGCCCAGGAGACCCCTCTTCATATAGCAGCAAAACACGGCCTGCGGGAACACACCCACCTGTATCTCAGGAATGGCTCTGCGGTGGACGCCAAGAACAGCCTTGGGGAGACCGCACTCAGCATCGCCTGCAGGGAAGCGAGGGGAAGGGAGGACCACGAAAGCTACCTGCAGGTTTGTCAGCTGCTGCTTTCGCATGGCGCCGACGTGAACTCTGCGGACGAAGAGAGGAAGACCCCGCTGCACAAGGCCTGCAAGAACGCCCACCACAGCCtggccctcctgctgctgcagaagCAAGGCGATGTCAACGCCTTGGACTACAACGGGGCATCCCCACTCTCCTGTGTCCTCCAGACGGCGGCTTTCAGGCGAGAGCTGAGACCGCACTGCACAGTGCAGGCCTTGCTGAACCATGGCTCTCCGAAAATATGGCCAGGCGCTTTCATCAAG GTGCTGAAATCTTGTGCCTCCGTGCCAGAGATCATTGAAATCCTTTGCAATTCCTACCCTCACCTGCCCATCTCTGAGAAGTGGGTGGAAGCTGTTCCAGAGGAAGATTTTCAg ATGTACACAGTTCGGACCCTGCAACATCTGTGTCGCTGCGCCATCAGACAGCACCTGGCCGGGAGATGCCACTGTCTCATCCCCTCGCTCTCCGTGCCACATTCCTTGCAAAGCTACCTTCTGCTAGAACCAGAGGGAGTCCTCCTTTGA